Proteins encoded in a region of the Ziziphus jujuba cultivar Dongzao chromosome 3, ASM3175591v1 genome:
- the LOC112490704 gene encoding protein NRT1/ PTR FAMILY 5.2, whose protein sequence is MAVEEGVDDQYTKDGTVDLKGNPVLRSKRGGWTACSFVVVYEVFERMAYYGISSNLVLYLTNKLHQGTVSSSNNVTNWVGTIWMTPILGAYVADAHLGRYWTFIVASVIYLLGMTVLTLAVSLPSLKPPHCADPKLGNCKKASTLQLAVFYGALYTLAIGTGGTKPNISTIGADQFDEFDPKEKSHKLSFFNWWMFSIFFGTLFANTVLVYIQDNVGWSLGYGLPTLGLAISVAIFVAGTPFYRHKAPSGSPFTRMAKVIVAALRKWNVPLPHDSKQLYELDLEEYSKKGKFRIDSTPTYRFLNKASVKTGSTSPWMLCSVTQVEETKQMLRMLPILAVTFVPSTMLAQVNTLFIKQGTTLDRAVGSNFKIPPASLTGFVTLSMLISVVLYDRYFVRIMQKFTKNPRGITLLQRTGIGMFLHIIIMAVASLTEKWRLEVAKEHGLVENGGEVPLTIFILLPQFVLMGTADAFLEVAKIEFFYDQAPESMKSLGTSYAMTTLGVGNFLSSFLLSTVSRITKEHGHGWILNNLNASHLDYYYAFFAILNIVNFFFFLAASKFYVYKAEVSDSIRVLEEELKGTGTRISNQVGDTNIDQS, encoded by the exons atggCAGTCGAAGAAGGAGTTGATGATCAATATACAAAAGATGGAACGGTGGATCTTAAAGGAAACCCTGTTCTTAGATCCAAAAGAGGTGGCTGGACTGCTTGCTCCTTTGTTGTTG tgtATGAAGTGTTTGAACGCATGGCCTACTATGGAATATCGTCGAATTTGGTTCTATATTTGACAAACAAGCTCCATCAAGGCACTGTAAGCTCGTCCAATAATGTCACAAACTGGGTTGGAACAATTTGGATGACTCCAATTCTAGGTGCTTATGTTGCTGATGCTCATCTTGGTCGTTACTGGACATTCATTGTCGCTTCCGTAATTTACCTATTG GGAATGACCGTGTTGACCCTAGCAGTTTCACTTCCTTCATTGAAACCCCCTCACTGTGCAGATCCCAAATTGGGAAACTGCAAAAAGGCCTCCACATTACAACTAGCAGTGTTTTATGGTGCACTCTATACACTGGCAATTGGAACAGGTGGAACAAAACCCAATATCTCTACAATTGGTGCAGACCAATTTGATGAATTTGATCCAAAAGAAAAATCCCACAAGCTCTCCTTCTTCAATTGGTGGATGTTCAGCATCTTTTTTGGTACACTCTTTGCCAACACAGTTCTTGTCTACATACAAGACAATGTGGGCTGGTCTCTTGGATATGGGCTTCCAACTCTTGGGCTTGCCATTTCTGTGGCTATCTTTGTAGCTGGTACGCCTTTCTATAGGCACAAAGCTCCCTCTGGGAGTCCCTTCACAAGGATGGCTAAAGTCATAGTTGCTGCATTGAGAAAATGGAATGTGCCTCTCCCTCACGACTCTAAACAGCTTTATGAGCTTGATTTGGAAGAGTATTCAAAGAAGGGAAAGTTTAGAATTGACTCCACACCAACCTATAG GTTCCTCAACAAAGCTTCAGTTAAAACAGGCTCAACCAGTCCCTGGATGCTCTGCTCTGTGACCCAAGTTGAGGAAACCAAGCAAATGTTGAGAATGCTCCCAATCTTAGCTGTCACATTTGTACCAAGTACTATGCTTGCACAGGTTAATACCCTTTTTATCAAGCAAGGAACCACTCTTGATAGAGCAGTTGGAAGCAACTTCAAAATCCCACCTGCAAGTTTAACTGGTTTTGTGACCTTATCAATGCTCATCAGTGTGGTTCTCTATGACAGATACTTTGTCAGAATTATGCAGAAATTCACCAAAAACCCAAGAGGAATCACTCTGCTTCAAAGAACGGGGATTGGGATGTTTCTTCACATCATAATCATGGCAGTTGCTTCTCTCACCGAGAAATGGAGGCTTGAGGTGGCAAAAGAGCATGGACTAGTCGAAAATGGTGGAGAAGTTCCTCTAACCATATTCATTTTGCTCCCTCAGTTTGTGCTTATGGGAACTGCTGATGCATTTCTTGAGGTTGCAAAGATTGAGTTTTTCTATGATCAAGCACCAGAGAGCATGAAAAGTCTTGGTACTTCCTATGCCATGACTACTTTAGGAGTTGGGAATTTTCTTAGTAGTTTCCTTCTTTCAACAGTTTCACGCATCACTAAGGAACATGGACATGGATGGATTCTGAACAACCTCAATGCTTCTCATCTTGACTACTATTATGcattttttgcaattttgaacattgtcaacttttttttcttcttggctGCTTCCAAGTTCTATGTGTACAAAGCTGAAGTTTCGGATTCCATAAGAGTGCTTGAAGAAGAGTTGAAGGGGACTGGAACAAGGATATCCAACCAAGTAGGAGACACAAACATAGATCAAAGTTAA
- the LOC107406740 gene encoding protein NRT1/ PTR FAMILY 5.2 yields MAVEEGVDEYTQDGTVDLKGNPVLRSKRGGWTACSFVVVYEVFERMAYYGISSNLVLYLTRKLHQGTVSSANNVTNWVGTIWVTPILGAYIADAHLGRYWTFISASIIYLLGMSALTLAVSLPALKPPQCANPKLGNCKKASTVQLVIYYGALYTLAIGTGGTKPNISTIGADQFDEFDPKEKSHKLSFFNWWMFSIFCGTLFAHTVLVYIQDNVGWTLGYGLPTLGLAISVIIFVAGTPFYRHKVPSGSPFTRMAKVIVAALRKWNVSLSSDPKELYELDLEEYSKKGMFRIDSTPTLRFLNKASVKTGSTGPWMLCCVTQVEETKQMVRMLPILVATFVPSIMIAQINTLFVKQGTTLDRGIGSFNIPPASLAGFVTISMLVSVVLYDRLFVRIMQKVTKKPRGISLLQRMGVGIVIHIIIMVVASFTERWRLQVAKEHGVAENGGQVPLSIFILLPQFVLMGIADAFLDVAKIEFFYDQAPESMKSLGTSYAMTTLGVGNFLSSFLLSTVSHITEKHGHGWILNNLNASHLDYYYAFFAILNFANLVFFLVVSKFYVYRAEVSDSIKVLEEELKGTRVRLSNQEETKNWSS; encoded by the exons ATGGCTGTAGAAGAAGGTGTTGATGAGTATACACAAGATGGGACTGTGGATCTTAAAGGAAACCCAGTTCTTAGATCCAAGAGAGGTGGATGGACTGCTTGCTCCTTCGTTGTTG TGTATGAGGTATTTGAACGCATGGCCTATTATGGAATATCGTCGAATTTGGTTCTGTATTTGACAAGGAAGCTCCATCAAGGCACCGTCAGCTCTGCCAACAACGTCACAAACTGGGTTGGAACTATTTGGGTGACTCCTATTTTGGGTGCCTATATCGCTGATGCTCATCTCGGTCGCTACTGGACCTTCATCTCCGCTTCCATAATCTATCTCTTG GGAATGTCTGCATTGACCCTAGCAGTTTCGCTTCCTGCTTTGAAACCCCCTCAATGTGCAAATCCCAAATTGGGAAACTGCAAAAAGGCCTCCACAGTACAACTAGTAATCTATTATGGAGCACTTTATACACTGGCAATAGGAACAGGTGGAACAAAGCCCAACATCTCTACAATTGGGGCAGACCAATTTGATGAGTTTGATCCAAAAGAAAAATCGCACAAGCTTTCCTTCTTCAATTGGTGGATGTTTAGCATCTTTTGTGGTACACTTTTTGCCCACACAGTTCTTGTCTATATACAAGATAATGTGGGCTGGACTCTTGGATATGGCCTTCCAACACTTGGGCTTGCCATTTCTGTGATTATCTTTGTAGCTGGAACACCTTTCTACAGGCACAAAGTTCCCTCAGGGAGTCCCTTCACAAGAATGGCTAAAGTCATAGTTGCTGCATTGAGAAAATGGAATGTGTCTCTCTCAAGTGATCCTAAAGAACTCTATGAGCTTGACTTGGAAGAGTATTCAAAAAAGGGAATGTTTAGGATTGATTCCACACCAACATTGAG GTTTCTCAACAAAGCTTCAGTGAAAACAGGATCAACCGGTCCATGGATGCTCTGTTGTGTAACCCAAGTTGAGGAGACCAAGCAAATGGTGAGGATGCTACCAATCTTGGTTGCCACATTTGTACCAAGCATTATGATTGCACAGATTAATACCCTTTTTGTCAAGCAAGGAACCACTCTTGACAGAGGCATTGGCAGCTTCAATATCCCACCGGCGAGTTTAGCTGGTTTTGTGACCATATCTATGCTTGTCAGTGTAGTTCTCTATGACAGACTATTTGTTAGAATTATGCAGAAAGTGACAAAGAAGCCAAGAGGAATTAGTCTCCTTCAAAGAATGGGAGTTGGAATTGTTATCCATATTATAATCATGGTAGTTGCTTCCTTTACAGAGAGATGGAGGCTTCAAGTGGCAAAAGAGCATGGAGTGGCTGAAAATGGTGGACAAGTTCCTTTAAGCATATTCATTTTGCTTCCTCAGTTTGTGCTTATGGGAATTGCTGATGCATTTCTAGATGTTGCAAAGATTGAGTTTTTCTATGATCAAGCACCAGAGAGCATGAAGAGTCTTGGGACTTCCTATGCCATGACTACTTTAGGAGTTGGGAACTTTCTCAGTAGTTTCCTTCTTTCGACAGTTTCCCACATCACCGAGAAGCATGGACACGGATGGATTCTGAATAACCTTAATGCTTCTCATCTTGATTACTATTATGCATTTTTTGCAATTCTAAACTTTGCCAATCTAGTTTTCTTCTTGGTTGTTTCCAAGTTCTATGTGTATAGGGCTGAAGTTTCTGATTCAATAAAAGTGCTAGAAGAAGAGTTGAAGGGTACTAGAGTTAGGTTATCCAACCAAGAAGAGACCAAAAATTGGTCAAGTTGA